The genomic interval TAAGCAGCTCATTTCACGAGTATCCTCTCAAACAATCAATCACCTCATCACTAATAGTTTATAGCTCAGttgtcatttttctttttatcaaaCTCTTCCATCAttccaaattttttattgttgaaagTCTATGGGATTAACAACAATATTATGTATAATATAGGAGTATCATTGAAAGACAGAAAGTAAATATACTTTTTGCTCGTTGTAATCTATAGACTTGTACGTGCTTCTTCAGACAACTAGATCACTAGTGTCTAGTtggtgatattttttattttccatgTATCAATGTAACACGGCGCTGTTCCCTTCGGCAAGTTGTCAACAACGCATCAAAGTGCATAACATAATAGCCCCTAAACTCAAAATTCAAACCTTTGTTCTaaagggaaagaaaaaaaacatgtagAATCTAATGGCTATGGTTTGAGTATTTACCTGACTCTTTGACTAGCTTCCAATACTCAGCCTCTTTGTGGTCCATCTCACGGTGGCCAACAAGTACATAATCATCTGGATTATCCTCCTAATTCATCGGAGGAATTGACATCAATGTAATAGAGTTTATCCTACTGTTTTTTTTctacaataaataaaacaaaataaaatgcagAATAAATTTACAAACAATGATGCCAGCAATGAAAGAAATGAAggaaaaataagtaaatgaacgtattggaatGATTCTTTTCCACAATTTCTATTGTTCTTCTTCTGTACACAAGTGCCACTTTTAAAAGAACTATACCACCATAGAATaacttcaacaacaacaaaaaaaactattcagCAATCAATGAGCAAGTTCCAATGACATTTTTTAACCAAAACAATAAGACACAAACACTACCTCCCTATCAAATCCCAACCTAACAAACTCTGTCCCCCACCCATCATTTtctttgtaattttgatttacATCCTTGAAGTTTTCTGAAATTATGGAGCCATTTTTGTTGAGCTGCCACCAGGCTCATTACTACTATCACCGGTGATCTGTTTTGACTCCCCAGCTTCGTGTATCTGGTCCAGAACTTCAGGAGTTATGTCTTCTTTTCTGCTGCTTCTTTCCCACATGGATTGCCTTACAAAGGAAACAAGTTGTCTCTGCCCCTGTTCTGTGTGAAGCATTCTACTTAAATCTACGGAGGTATCACTTAAGTCACTACCCTTTCCATATTCCTCATCAATGACAAACCCatctttataatatttttcagcCTCATCAACCTCATTGTAACTTTGCGACCCTAGTTCCAGATCACCTGCTGTTTTTCTAATCATAAGTGTATCAACACCCTGTCTTCTAGATGATTCTGACGATTCTTTAGGAATTGGAACCTTAGACCTGAAATTGTTTTTGGATCGAGGAATGGAAGAACAGAATATTTCTTTGAAGTTCTCAATTACCCCTTTGTTATAAGGGTTGACTTGTCGGTCATACCGGTATCTAAAATTTTCATAAGTAGACTGCATATAAAACCAAAAGGAACTATCGTTAGCATATGTAAGAAAAACAAACTAGAAAGGAATGAGTGCTTTACAAATGAAATAGTAAAAAGTCTCATTTAAGgtcaaggaacgaattaaatAGAGCTCAAACCTGGTTTGTGCTGATTAGATATGTATGGAATGCAGTGAGCCCTCCAACAAACCAGACAGAAATGAAGGAATATATTATTAGTGCAATGGAAGCAGGGGTTTTGATCATTGCTTTCCAAATTGTTATCTCCTCTGAGTTCTGGATCTTCTTGATGTAGACCCAACAAAAGCCATGAACATACAGGCAAAGAAGGGTTGCAGAGAAAACAAACATATAGTAGAACCGATAATTTCGCTGCCACATGTACATATAAgcaaagagaaaaaaagaagCAGAAAATTCTAAGTTAGCAACTTCATGATAATATCTTCTGCAATTATAATCATGTGTTATTAATTGTGTTTGTTCTTGTGCTTGTGCCATTGAAAATGATGTTTGGGCATGAAGCAGAAAATACCAACATACATGCAAAGAATCATcctttactattttttatatacactaaacaaataattatagtCAAGAATATGttcatcatataaaaaaaaatcatatacacataaaactTGTTCAAATATCCATAAGGGTTCTCAATGTATGATTCTATTCTATGACTGTATAGACATGACTGCCCAGAGCCTACACCCTTCCAATAGTAACtttgattatattattatctGTTTTTAATTAAGAGGTGAATGTAACCATTTGACCACAGTAAATTGACAGCTTAATCAACATTCTACTAAAGTATTTTGATCAGTATTTCATAATTATGCAAGATTTTATACAGTTTTTTGATGTAAGAAGAACAAAACACAGACAACAGATTAAAATGAAAGCACAAAAACTGTTCTTCTAGTTTTAAATCATAATAAGATAATAGAAAGAGACTCAGAGGTCGTTTTGAATACAATCATTTTCAAATTGGAAAGCATAACACTGATGCTGTATGAATTAATAATCATTACCAATCCGATACACTGACCCACCCATGGGCAGTGATGATCAAATCGCTCCACGCAGTTATCGCATACTGAACAATGAGAGCAGCGAGGAGGTCTATATAGCATGCAGGTATCACAATATTTTACTTTCACAGTTGTTCCATTGACAATTACTTCCTTAAATCGTGGTAAATGTTGCGGCGGGTTTAGTTCACCGTTGACATTGACACTTCCATCACAATCATCTACCACCGGAGGATAAGAATTGCGAGGCACTATGCCCGGATCTCTTCCTGAGGTCAGTACAAGGGCAATCAGAACCTGAGAATGCGCGCCATGAGTTTAGGAATAAAATGGTGAATAATAAACATTGTGCTGTAACAGATTTGCATATGTATTGATAGGGTGACaccatattttttaacataagaAGTTCTTAAAGTTTAGTGACAACATTTGAGACTCTTTGCAACATCCACATGTAATATTCACAAATCTTATTTATATCTAGCAAAATATACAAGATATCAGAAGATTCAGAATCCATAAATTTGTCCAAATGCCGAACTTGTGTATTTCAATAAAGGAAATGATGAAGAATGATGGAGAATATAATGGAACTCTCAAGAAACGCTACTAAATGAAGACATAAGAACTAGGGAACCTTAAGATCTCTAGATTTTTTTATCAACATGAACTAGAGCTACCTTAATTTCTCTAGATTACTCTTGTAAACAATTACTTCCTTTCTATGCCTCtagatttttctattttgtaagGCTCTAAAAGAATAGTATAAATAGGGTTCATCACAAAGTATTTCGACATTAGGCAATAACAATTTTCCTTGAGCAATTACAGagtttttctctttctctacCTTTCCTTGTGTCTCTGAGCCAGGAaacttgaaaattttgaaaactgcGATGAGTTCCTAAAGTCCATTTCAGCTAACTGATTGTATAAATTTATTGAAGTAGGAAAAGATGACAATGTCCCATGATGAGTTAAGAATAACTAATTGGCAAGGACATAGGAAAAAATCTCCTGATTAAAGCAGTACCCAATGCATTCAAGTAAAACATAccatataaaaaatgaaaacaatatgCTGATAAATTAAAGCAGCAAAATGTGTCTTTCCAGTGGCTTCAAACCTTTGATGTGGATGACAACTCATTTATGGTTATTATGCTCTAGTATAAATCAAACACTAATTAAGGGAAACAGACAAATactaaacatataataaaataaagtcacaGTGAATCAATTAATGAACAATAAGGCTTAACTAGTTAAAATTTCCagcatatattaaaaaaaaatacttacaaATATTGTGTGAacaataattacaataaaaattgaatatccTGCGTGATGAGGAAAATCATCCAACAATTTCCAAGCAACAAAAGCACAGAAAACAGCAACAGGAGCAACGACAAGAAACACTGTTGTAAATATAGATTTCACATCGGGTCCAAATATAAGCCTCCCTCGAAGGAAAAATACCTGAAAATAATACAGTAATCACTAATTCAAAAACAAACAGTAATAGTAATGATAACAGAGAGTTGAATTAAAACAATACAAAAACTTATTCATCATAATCCTATTgtaagatagaaaattaaatttgatttgtgtGTTAACTTACGTTATTGCCTTTCCAAGCGCGATAAGTTCTGACCAGAGGAGGATCGAGGGTAGCTCCGGTGATGCCGCCTTCTGAGTTCGCCGGCGCCGGAGGATGCAGTGTTTGCATTTTAGTTCTGGTTTGAATGTGAATGAAGTTGAACTACCACAATAAAGAGAAAGAAGGATTccgctttttattttattttattttattttactcgtttttattctaaaattaattattttttaattctatagTGACAAATATTagttaacattattttattttcgaaAGTACTGCTCTATCAAtttgtttttagaaaaaaacTTATTCATATTTAGTTgttgttttcaaaatttaatttagttaataaatgaaaaacagataaaaatattgacaattttaaaaaataaataattatatcaaaagttacaatttaattaataatggtTTTGGGTTTCTATTCTATTAAAGTAAATCTATTTATAATGTTTGTCATTTTGtctacatattaaaaaaaaaaaagcaaaatgttaatgaaaaaagtttaataatattttttatttaagaatattttttaaatatatgtaaaattaattaaaatcgatAAAAGCAGCGAATAtatcttatttaaaataataataataataaatgaagaAAGATGGTAAATAAAAGGAGGGGTTACGTTGACTTTGgtataacattgttgaaatgtCAAATATcgttctaaaaaaaaaattgttagacTTCGACTTCATGCGATGATGTGGTAATCCAGAGTCGTTGTTGGTTGAGCCGCCggtcaattaattttttaaacaaaaacttagtcaaattaattaaactacAATTAGTGATAATTAATTGGATTCAATAATAGGACTTTTTATCGATTCAACTTTGGTCTTAATATATACAGAGATGATCATGAGTATCTTGggataaataaattgttattttgctATCTTACCAGTgggataaaaaaatatatttgtacgttatttatatttatgtgagTATTTGTTTAATGAATATTCAAATCATTTTGTATAAACATcgtttttattgtaatttttccactattttatctatacaaatatatattaatacataaaaGAATTGATACATtaacaaataaatcaaatatattacaaaattcaatcttataaattgttattctctctattttaaaatagtagagttatttgatcatttcatattataaaaaatatataaatgaaagagataatattatttttatcaaattatcttgGTTAGATATCACTAGATTATCATTTATCAATATCATTATGCAAACAATGTTAATTAGATTGtacaattcaaaaaaaattattgaaaattgaaagaatcAATTATTTTGAGACAAAGTTAGTTACAAAtgagttaaatattttgaaactaatattcggtcctttaaatattttacatttgttttcaagttttggttattttataaaatcaagatacaaaaaatgatgttttttcttttgtacCCTTAAAACTCAAAGATATgcatcaaatgaattttattttttatttaatgaatgaagggtaaaaatactaaaactatataactttattatttttaatatgtgtgttatggataaaataatcattaattaacagacaattaaaatatctatttattttatatatagatatcgGTTAAGTTATTCGCTTTGTATCTGTTGCGGATTTTATCCGCAAATATAagtgaatataaattttttttgtgatttctATATGTACTTCCTACCTCCAACCACAAATATgagtaaaagttatttttataaatattaagaaaCATAATTAAGTGTAATTGATTTTACAGATTTCAAGCATAAGACAggttaaaattattaaattgtcaatttttaatattttttggcaGTTATcgacattaaatattttgtataaaataaaagatgtattaaaaatgttatcattactagataaaaaaaatgaaatgttatcattaaataatacaaaaatagtcaaattttatttataattataatatctaagttttaagattattttgttttaaaattgtgacAAGAggaagtattttaaaaaaataatgggCTTAATAATGTAGTActagtttattttcttttgacgtttgaattgttttaaataaataaacactaCTGTATTTCTGAATAATTGCTACATATGAAGATTGTAATTTATTGTGCAACCTTAACAAAAGATTTTAAAGGAAcatattaatattgttttaatttaatttatattttttttttatattatcaattaatgaTAATCGTtagatatataataatatttatttcttgttataactacttataaaataattcatatattcatatgATTGATAAAGATTCAACGACTATGTACATTTTTTTGCAGAAATTAAACTCATCTTTTTTACTAAgaaaactatattatttttgggaatatactaatttttattatataatctACTAATGTTAGTTTCTATCAATTGTGTGCATCAGTTTCATGTAAAGTTAGTTTATTCATGAAAGAAGTCTTCATTTATctggaaaaagaaagaaaaaaagtcttCACTTAATAtcaaaaatcatttaagttacgATAagtttttttgactaaaaaatgtACGAGAAGTTGACTAAATTAGTTTTTTACTAatactattttctttcttttttaaatgtcaatttttgggaaattttgttgtttctttttatttgtcatttttaattttaaaatggtaCTAGTTTATTAAAATCATCTGTAACTATTTATtgcacaaaaagaaaaatgtgaaatgaattaataaatagttaaagacATTATATGAaaaagacaaataattttataaaaaatatcaaaatttatttgtttcctTCAATATATGTAAATAACCTACAAATGACAATTAAAAAGAACAATTGTAATAGTATTTTAAGAGTGCATTTTTTAGATTTTGCTAACATgtgatttaattattaaaagaaatcAATAATTTGTTAGGAAAGGCcaacttttaaaatttggaTAAGTTAACCACACTAGTTCCAATatcttttttctatatttgattatttgtaaCTCTTATNNNNNNNNNNNNNNNNNNNNNNNNNNNNNNNNNNNNNNNNNNNNNNNNNNNNNNNNNNNNNNNNNNNNNNNNNNNNNNNNNNNNNNNNNNNNNNNNNNNNNNNNNNNNNNNNNNNNNNNNNNNNNNNNNNNNNNNNNNNNNNNNNNNNNNNNNNNNNNNNNNNNNNNNNNNNNNNNNNNNNNNNNNNNNNNNNNNNNNNNNNNNNNNNNNNNNNNNNNNNNNNNNNNNNNNNNNNNNNNNNNNNNNNNNNNNNNNNNNNNNNNNNNNNNNNNNNNNNNNNNNNNNNNNNNNNNNNNNNNNNNNNNNNNNNNNNNNNNNNNNNNNNNNNNNNNNNNNNNNNNNNNNNNNTATATTATTGTACTAAgaacttcatcaaattttatttcaattttatatgattgaatataataaattttgatatactaaactcttacaaaattttatctcaaaaaagaAGTATTACATTTAAATGACTAATTGATAAATTGAAaccaaacatttaaaaattcaaagatttaaaattataaataatttactttatatatacagttaatgttattttaaacGGTCAATTAATCACAAtctttaaatcattaataatatttatcttattttataattatttctaaagtTATGTAGATAATTGGCCGTAATATGTGTCAACtatgtaaaactttttttacATTACTAGTccaaagaaattaaatttgattttgaaatatagTATATTTCTGCTGTAAATATTATTGTACATTAACAACCAAAATTAAATTGTTGCATTGAATTCTTCTGACAATCAAatggttaaaataaaaaataaataaattgttacatagttaaaaatgttaatattgaTAGAATGGAAATAAAAAAGTGTCTCAAGAATACTTATTATTAATTCAAAAGTAGAAGAAGACAAATCTTTGAATGTTGTGTAACAATTGTCCCAAAAACATGACCCTTGATATATACTacattgattttgattatgaaTAAACTATGTAGAAAATCCAAAAGTATTAATTTGATTCAACTAGTTAAACCTTTTACCTATACACTATGCAATCAAGTCAAAAAAACACTTTACCACAAATTTAGTGTAAAAAACCTAAAAATACCAACAAAAAAGCTCTACCACAAATTTAGTGAAGAAATTTGTAAATTGGTAAAACCTAAAAATACCAATAATGTGATTCCACATGTTAGgttttgattttcaatttttttatataaaataaaacaatgtcttttttattttaatgataattgtttgattcactttcatatttatttttgtgattcTTTACGCGCATAAAGAGAGAATGAATTGAAATCctaattttaaaactatatgTTACATATTTGTTCGTTTCTCATTCACAAACGACCCATGATATATATACTCACTAACTTCTTGaatctaattatttaactttttttatatttatgtttgttatttgtattatttttcttctcattttatttctatGTATTCTCAAATACTAACTTACATTGTAATCGGTCATTCTTATTTATTATCCTTTCATGATTATGCATTTGactatatcaatttttttattcattcttttgacttttgctatttttttatcttacaaATTTTGATATCTATTAAAAGATCAAGTCtatcataaaaaaaacttataactatattttatataaagaatTAAACTACGCtgtcatatatttattatatttgtgtaCTAATCATATACAATATAAATGTTTGTCAATAGTTAAttggtaaaaaattatttttcaccaATCAAATAAATGAAAGTGAACTATGTATTTTATTAGTGGTGTGTCTCTTGAAtgtattatgataaaatttgaaagaaaattatactagaacaattataatttactatataaaatatacacgagataaatatttgttacttatcaattatttaaaaaataatattttaaagaatgaatcacttaaaataaaaatgttttttttttattaatattgtatctcttgaatatattttagaatttttatgaagaaaattataataaaaactaattttaatttactatgtaaaatatattatgcTATGACTGTTTTTCAGTGATATGctaattaaaagataatattttacaaattgattagtcaaaaaaagaaatatgtatttcaTTTAAACTATATATCTTGAATATCTcatagattaaaaattaaaaaaattataatattttaattataattaactgtATAACTCATATACGAGATAGATGTTTGCGAGTTTAAAGAacataaaattagttttttattttatgttattattttattttgaaatattttacaaataaattagtatatgtgtatgaaaattttaattgaaagtgtaaaagaaaaatttatatttaaatatttcacttaaacattaataatatttttcaataataatttttttttaatatttgaatactATATTGTGTATTTcaatatagtaataaaaaacacaaacaacacGTGACGTGGGCGAATGCATcaatattttgttagaaaaaaaattccTGTATTTAGTAGACAATATTTCTCCTTCAGCAAAGCATACGTAGACATACTAGCATAGTCATAGTGTGATGTGAttggttttttaaataaaatgatataattagtaaataaatataaatataataaattaaaaaatatatatatgatagaATATAAGAGAGTTGAGCAGGAGTTAGATGTTCTAAATTTTGTCCATAAAGCAAAGAGaacttaaatttataaatagtaAGTTGAGTAAGACTTCCAAAAGTAttcaaacattttaattttttataaaatttctcaaaactcgtatattagttatttgaattatattatgGAAGTTATCCGtacttttaattttgtaaaacttttaaaatgagTTGAAAATTCTGAAAAAATTAGAGATGTGTATATTGGATTTTCGTCTGTATAAAATATGGGGGGTGAGGAGATTAGGTTAGGTAATACAAAAGATCACCCAAAATACAATTACTGAGAGATATGGGCCTAGTGAGAGATATGGGCCAACTACAATACACCTCACTAAGAAATTGCCCAAATGCAACGAAATGAAGATAACTTCAACACCTAAgatcaaagaaaaatttggaatcataaattaataaaataacctaTTTACACCgtgcactttttttttttttaatttaaaattttgttcttGTTTTAAAGATGTATTGTTGTATGGTTATCACTACCTAAATctgtatttttaatatgttttactGGGTAAAATCAATTAGTAAACAAAATATTGATTAACTATGGAAACgacaattcaaaaataaattcatgttttttgatgacaaaatatctcattttttagattaaaaaaatgtgaatatAATGGTATAAAATATGTGTTAGTTTtgtatgtattatttattattaatacaataaaaaatatgttcaaTAACTTCATTAATTTagatgtgtaaaaaaaaatatttctcacaAATATCTTAGTCTTCACGTCTCCTATATCAAGATACATACTTCTCATGAATCTAAAATTTGagaatacataaatattttggatatttttatatatctgtattggatataaaaaaaaaggatatttaTATGCGAGGTGAGAAGGATCTTCTGGTTGAGTTTTAACAAACTAGAAAAACAATGACGGCTTGTTTTAAAAACAACGCATATGAGAAAAatagtaattgaatttttaagagAAAGATGAAGaagtagtttttaaaataaaatcaacaatcaCAACTGTCTATTTAATCTAATGAATATTAGTTGTTCCTCGCACCTCTCGTTATAAGTATTCCTCTTACTTAATATCATATGTATACTTAACATTCctcctattttattttagaaacatTCAAACCtctatatttttatgaaatgatAAAATTCGGTATATTaatatccattttaaatattctaCAAGTGGTTtatattatgaaattttaaggaattcactttatattatattttttaagttttgagATAACTTTATcagaatattttgaaatttttctttatGTGGATTCAAATGaggaaaaatatgaaatttataaagtttGTACGAGTGTGAGGTATAAAGATAGGAGTGTCAAGTAAAtctctttcaaaatataattagtgAGAGATATGGGCCCACTACTACAATACGCTCACCAAGAAATGGCTCAACCGCATTGTGCTCCCTAAGCTTGAGATATGCAACAAAAGAGGATTTTACTATGCATCTTCATTTAGATATGCAAAAAAAAGAGTATTTTACTATGCATCTTCATTCATACTTAAATATGTCACTCACAATCAacgtaaaaatataattttgttattttaattt from Cicer arietinum cultivar CDC Frontier isolate Library 1 chromosome 5, Cicar.CDCFrontier_v2.0, whole genome shotgun sequence carries:
- the LOC101510934 gene encoding probable protein S-acyltransferase 6, which encodes MQTLHPPAPANSEGGITGATLDPPLVRTYRAWKGNNVFFLRGRLIFGPDVKSIFTTVFLVVAPVAVFCAFVAWKLLDDFPHHAGYSIFIVIIVHTIFVLIALVLTSGRDPGIVPRNSYPPVVDDCDGSVNVNGELNPPQHLPRFKEVIVNGTTVKVKYCDTCMLYRPPRCSHCSVCDNCVERFDHHCPWVGQCIGLRNYRFYYMFVFSATLLCLYVHGFCWVYIKKIQNSEEITIWKAMIKTPASIALIIYSFISVWFVGGLTAFHTYLISTNQSTYENFRYRYDRQVNPYNKGVIENFKEIFCSSIPRSKNNFRSKVPIPKESSESSRRQGVDTLMIRKTAGDLELGSQSYNEVDEAEKYYKDGFVIDEEYGKGSDLSDTSVDLSRMLHTEQGQRQLVSFVRQSMWERSSRKEDITPEVLDQIHEAGESKQITGDSSNEPGGSSTKMAP